A portion of the Nitrospirota bacterium genome contains these proteins:
- a CDS encoding VOC family protein: protein MAQFNLGGINHVVIKVRDLDRSEKFYTELGFERVGERPGMVFLEGGGHSHDLALVDAGREAPAPPDRATGLFHFCVTVSDEKELGRLYRHCLAKGISVVGTADHIVSRSIYVQDPDGHTVEFTVDRPESDWKGMPDAFAKDSHYEPL from the coding sequence ATGGCCCAATTCAACCTAGGAGGGATCAACCACGTGGTTATCAAAGTGCGCGACCTGGACCGATCAGAAAAATTCTACACCGAGCTTGGTTTCGAGCGGGTCGGCGAACGACCGGGCATGGTGTTCCTCGAAGGAGGAGGACATTCCCACGATTTGGCCTTGGTCGACGCCGGGAGAGAAGCGCCGGCGCCCCCCGATCGGGCCACCGGCCTCTTCCATTTCTGCGTGACAGTCAGTGATGAAAAAGAACTTGGGCGGTTGTACAGACATTGTTTGGCGAAGGGCATCTCCGTGGTCGGAACCGCCGATCACATCGTCTCCCGTTCGATCTACGTGCAGGACCCCGATGGGCACACGGTCGAATTCACCGTCGACCGACCCGAGTCAGATTGGAAAGGGATGCCTGATGCATTCGCAAAAGACTCTCACTACGAACCATTGTAA
- a CDS encoding sigma 54-interacting transcriptional regulator has protein sequence MDEAGRFQASIGLTKASEFLLATLREGILIADSKRVVRFGNAAAGTILKTSVDALPGARIDAVLGLRAAPGTDPIDELCSGTPSESRVIETVRSDGSSRVFSLSARRLTQSSEPWLAVSFQDITDQVRLREAATQRFSFFGLTTRDARMLEVFRLIDQTADSPAPVLISGEPGTGKETVARAIHLRGPRATHPFSALACKGMPADLLEVELFGGGKSAALGERQGRVDLAGSGIVYLEEVSELPPLLQQKTLQLLRDQSYSRMGETRARRSEARIIASTSLDLRRLVAEGHFREDLLFRLRVIPIHLPPLRERREDIPLLVQHFLERSKRRYGKDISGISEKALAELMGYPWPGNVTELEHAVEYAFVRCGSDTLERKDLPPEILAGPAAKPSRPVNLLRGLDPEKQKKVIEQALQESKGNRMKAAALLGITRVTLWKKIKQWGLGETVAKSIDK, from the coding sequence GTGGATGAAGCTGGACGTTTTCAGGCATCGATAGGACTCACAAAGGCGAGTGAATTCCTTCTCGCCACGCTGCGTGAAGGGATCCTGATCGCCGATTCCAAGCGCGTCGTCCGGTTCGGAAACGCGGCCGCGGGAACTATCCTGAAGACCTCCGTGGATGCGCTTCCCGGCGCGCGTATCGATGCAGTCCTGGGACTCCGCGCGGCACCTGGGACCGACCCCATCGACGAGCTTTGCTCCGGCACACCATCGGAAAGCCGCGTCATCGAAACCGTTCGATCGGACGGCAGCAGCCGGGTGTTCAGCCTCTCCGCACGGCGGCTCACCCAATCCTCGGAACCCTGGCTGGCGGTCTCCTTCCAAGACATCACCGACCAAGTCCGGCTCCGCGAAGCCGCCACCCAGCGGTTTTCGTTTTTCGGACTGACCACCCGGGACGCCCGGATGCTGGAGGTCTTCCGGCTGATCGATCAGACGGCCGACTCCCCCGCCCCTGTGCTGATCTCCGGTGAGCCCGGCACGGGCAAGGAAACCGTCGCCCGCGCCATCCATCTACGTGGCCCGCGGGCAACACACCCATTCTCCGCCCTCGCTTGCAAAGGGATGCCGGCCGATCTGCTGGAAGTGGAACTGTTCGGTGGTGGAAAGTCGGCTGCATTGGGTGAACGCCAAGGCCGCGTCGATTTGGCCGGTTCGGGAATCGTCTATCTTGAAGAGGTCAGTGAACTTCCGCCGCTCCTCCAACAGAAAACACTTCAACTTCTGCGGGACCAGTCGTACAGCCGGATGGGGGAGACCCGCGCCCGCCGGTCCGAGGCCAGAATCATCGCCTCCACCAGCTTGGATCTCCGCCGCCTCGTGGCCGAGGGGCACTTCCGGGAAGACCTCCTTTTCCGATTGCGAGTCATCCCGATCCATCTCCCTCCCCTCCGGGAGCGACGCGAGGACATTCCCCTCCTCGTTCAGCACTTTCTGGAGCGAAGCAAGCGCCGCTACGGGAAGGACATCTCCGGCATTTCTGAAAAGGCGCTCGCCGAGCTCATGGGATATCCCTGGCCGGGAAACGTCACCGAACTCGAACACGCCGTCGAGTACGCTTTCGTCCGGTGCGGCTCGGACACCCTCGAACGAAAAGATCTGCCACCCGAAATCTTGGCCGGTCCCGCCGCCAAACCCTCACGGCCTGTCAACCTCCTCCGCGGCCTCGATCCCGAAAAGCAGAAAAAAGTGATCGAGCAGGCGCTTCAAGAATCCAAAGGCAACCGCATGAAAGCCGCCGCCCTCCTCGGCATCACGCGCGTCACCCTCTGGAAGAAAATCAAGCAGTGGGGCCTCGGCGAAACCGTCGCCAAGAGCATTGACAAATAG